The Micromonospora violae DNA segment ACCAGCTGCCCAAGCTGATGGCCAACCAGCCGACATCGATGACCACCTCGTGACGGCGCCAGCCCCGGCCCCGGTCGCCGCTGTGGTGCCGGGGCTGGCGCGCTGTCACTGCGCGGGCTCGGGCTCGGTGGTGACGATCCAGTCGGTTTTGCTCGCCTGGGCCCACGGCTCTTCGGGTCGGCGGGGCAGCAGGTAGACGAGCAGGAAGGTGAGGATCACGCCGACCAGGACGGCGCCGACCGTCCACTGGACCGCGCGGTTGAAGTTGGTCTCCAGCGCCGACGTGGCCGCGTCGTCGAAGGCCGCGCCGACCGGACCTGGCGCCGAGTCCTCGCAGCCGGGCGGTGTGGCCGTCGGGTCCGACGCGCGCGACTGGCGGATGAAACAGTCGGCGAACGCTGTCGTCGCCGCGCTCGCCTCGGCCGGCGGCAGACCGGCGGCCACCAGCGACGCCTGGAGTTCCGGGCTCGCCTTCTCCGCCGCCGTCGCCGAGTAGGAACCGAGCGTCCCGAAGAGGACCACGCCCGCCACCGCGACGCCGATCGCCTGGCCGAGACGCTGTGCGGTGCCGAGCACACCGCTGGCCGCGCCCGCGTCCTGCCAGGGCACGCCGGCCAGCACGATCTCGACGCTCGGCGCGATCACCAGGCCCGAGCCGAAGCCGGCAAAGAGCAGGGCCGGCAGCAGCTCCAGGCCGGAGCCCCACCAGTGGATCGTCGCGATGATGCCCACCATGCCCACGATCACGATGCCCGCGCCGAGCATCAGGACGCCGCGGCCGAGCGCACGGGCGACGTTGTCCGAGATGGCCGCGCCGACCAACGTGCCGAACGAGAACGGCAGCAGGATCAGACCCGTCGTCAGAGCCGACTTCTCCAGGCCGATCTGCAGGTGCAGCGAGAGCGCGAAGAGCAGGCCGATGAAGCCTGCGAAGTAACAGAGGCTGATACCGACGCCGGCGGAGAACGAACGGTGGGCGAACAGGCGCATGCTCACCAGCGGGACCTGGGCGCGTCGGGCGCGGCGCAACTCCCAGCCCGCGAAGGCTGCCAACGCGGGCAGTGCCGCCGCCATCGAGACGAACGTCCAGGCCGGCCAGCCCAGTCGCTGCCCCTCGACCAGGGGGATGGCCAGCAGCAGGACGGCGACCGAGACGAGCAGCATGCCGATCACGTCGAGCCCGCCGCGGCGGCCTCGGGACTCGGGCACCAGGATCAGCGCCGCGACGAACGTGGCCAGGCCGATCGGTACGTTGAGCAGGAACACCGGCCGCCAGTCCCAACCGCCCAGGTCCCACGCGATCAGCAGGCCGCCGAGGAGGGGGCCGCTGGCGGTCGCGATGCCGCCGATCGCGCCGTAGATGCCGTAGGCCTTGCCGGTCTCTTTCGCCGGGAACGTGGTCTGGATCAGCGCCAGCACCGGCGGGTTGAGGATGCCGGCCATCATGCCCTGCACCACCTGGAACGCGATGAGCTGGCCGGGGGTGGCCGCGAGCGCCGACGCCGCCGAGGCGAGCGTGAACCCCGCGACGCCGATGAGGAACAGCTTGCGGTGGCCGAACCGGTCGCCGATCCGGCCGGCCGGGATGAGCAGCAGGCCGTAGCCGAGCGCGTAGCCGGCGATGACCCACTCCATGGCCGTGTAGGTCGACTGGAGGTCGCGTTGGATCGGTGCGATCGCCACATTGACGATCGTCGTAGCCAGCAGGATCATGAACGCCCCGGCCAGAACGACGGCCAGGACCAGCCATCGGCGCGGATTGGGTGGTGCCGCGCTGTGTTCGTCGGTCCAGCTCTCCGTCATCGCGTTCCTCCTGATGTTGGACGGGGGTCGATAGCGGACCCACCCATCCGACTACACGCTGTCGCATACGAATAGTCAAGTACGGCTATTTGCGTAGGACATGTACGGCACATGAGGAGGGCCCGGGTCAGCAGCTGACCCGGGCCCGGTGACGCAACGGCGGCTACCAGTCGGAGGAATCCGCGCCCCATTCCGACGTCGCCGGCCACGCCAGCTCGAAGGGGAAGTCGTTGGCGCGAAGCTCCAGCGTGCTCTCCAGCACGGCGTCGGTGAGCCGGTCGACGTCGGCGTCGCTGTGGGCGCCGCCGGCGAAGAACATCGGCATGCCCAGCGTGTAGATGCCGCGCTTGCGCAGCAGCAGGGTGAGGATGAACGTCGCCGGGTTGAGCGCCCGCGAGTAGTCCCGGTAGTCGGTGTAGGAGTCTTCCGGGAGGAACTGGAAGCACCCGATGTAGTCGCCGAACCCCACCATGCGCAGCGGAATCCCCTCGGCCGCCCGGAACGCCGCCAGCCGTGCCTGAACCCGGTCGATCCTGGTCTTCAGGTCGGTGTAGTAGGCGGGTCCCTTGTCGCGGAGCAGCTGGAGCGTGGCCAGCGACGCCGCCACCGACAGGTAGTTGCCGGTGTGACTGCCCTGCAGGCCGGTCTTCTGGCCGAAGTCGGTCCACGACTGCCCACTGGTCTGCGAGATGTCGAGGATGTCGGCCCGACCGCCGATCGCCGACAGCGGCAGCCCGAGCCCGCTGATCACCTTGCCGTAGGTGACCAGGTCGGTCGGGATGTCGAACTTCTGCGCGGCGCCGCCGAGCCCCGATCGGAAGCCCGTCAGCACCTCGTCGAGGATGAACGGCACCCCGAGCCGCCGGGCAGCCACCGCCACCTCACGGATCATCGGGATCGTCGTCTCCTCGAACGGGAACGACGACGCGGCCGGCTCGGCGAGGATGCAGGCCAACTCGCCCGCGTGACGCTCGATCAACTCAACCGCGAGCGCGGTGTCGTTGGGCAGGATCAGCAGGTCGCGCGGTTCGGCCGGGGTGACACCGGCGAACGCCGACACCAGCGGGATGCCGTCCTTGCCGATCTCCGGGAACGGCACCGCGGGGTGCCCGTGATACCAGGGCGCGGTGTTGTGGACCGCCAGGTCGTGCGACCCGTGGAGGGTGCCCTCGAACTTGGCGACCATCCGCCGCCCCGTGAACGCACGACAGAGCCGAATCGCCGACTGGGTGGCACCCGTACCCGAGTGCTGGAAGGCGAACTTCTCGTTGTGCGGGAGGATCTCCCGCAGCAGCGTCGCGAGTTCCAGCTCCAACGCGTTGGTGTAGCCGTTGCCGGTGCCCTTGCCGAGCCGCTCGCGGACGAAGTCCACGACCGGGGCCGGGTTGTGACCGTGCAGCGCCTGAGCGCCGTACCCCATGTGGCAGTCGAGGTAGGTGTTGCCGTCGATGTCGGTCAGTGTCGATCCGTTCGCGGTGGCCGCGATGACCGGAAACGGCGGTGCCTGGAACGGCCAGAACACGTGCGCGGCGGCGTCGACCGCCCTCAGTTGCTCGACGTGCGCGGCCGAGGCACCCTGGCGCGCGCCGATCTCGCCGAACAGCTCGTAGACCCACTTCTGCTGCATGAGGTCCTGAATGACCTCGATCGCTCCGCGCTCCTGGTGGCTGGCGCCCATCGTGTCCCCTTCGCATGGCGGCCGTGACAGGCGCAGCCTGCGTCGGGCCACTCGAACCTTGCTGGAGAACGGGTCGATCGACGCGGTTTCGAGCCGGTCTCGAGCGCCGTCGTCGAAGCTCGCCGCCATGACGGAAAATCGGGTCAATCTCTACTCGCTGACCGACACGATCACGCCGTGGGCAGTGCGGGCCGCGGCGACGCTCGGCCTCGCCGACCTGATCGCCGCGGGCACCACCACGCTCGACGAGCTCGCCGCGGCGACGAAGGCCAATCCCGACGCGCTGCACCGGCTGCTGCGCTACCTCTCGGTCCGTGGCGTCTTCAAGGAGACCGAGCCGCGGGTGTACGCCCTGACGGAAGCCGCCGAGTTCCTCAAGACCGACCACCCCGCCGCCCAGCGCCCCTGGCTCGACGTCGACTCGATGGCCGGCCGGATCGAGGGCACGTTCAGCTCGCTGACCCACTCGATCCGCACCGGTGACGCGGCGTACCCGGTGCGTTACGGCATCGAGTTCTGGGACGACCTGGCCACCAACCCCGACCGGGCCACGTCGTTCGGCGCGCTGATGGCCACCCACGCGAGCTACTTCGACCAGGTCGTCCAGGGCTACGACTGGAGGGCCGTCAACCACGTCATCGACGTCGGCGGCGGCACCGGCGCCCTGCTCACCGAGATCCTCAAGGCCCAACCGCACCTGCGCGGCACCGTGGTCGACCTGCCGGGCGTCGTCGAGCAGGGCCGGGCCCGGTTCGAGGCGGCCGGCATCGCCGACCGCGCCGAGGTCGTCAGCGGGAGCATCTTCGACCCGCTCCCGGCCGGCGCCGACGTCTACATCCTGTCGAACGTTCTGCACGACTGGAACGACAGCGCCGCCGAGAAGATCCTCCAGCGGGCGGCGGACGCGATCGGCACGACCGGAAAGGTGCTGATCGTGCAGATCCTCGTGAAGGACGAGAACGACAACTTCCCCGACGACCCGGCCCGGCTGATGTTCATCACCCAGATGGACCTGCGCCTCCTCTCGCTGATGGCCGGCAAGGCGAGGACCTGGCGCGAGTACGCCGAACTGGGCGAGAAGGCCGGGCTCCAGGTGGACGGCAGCACGGTGATCCCCACCGGGCAGACCCTCCTCACGCTTCGCCGAGCCTGAAGGGACGGGCCCCTTGCTGACGGTTTCCGGGTCAGGAAGGGGCCCTCGCTAACGGACCGTGCGCGCGTCGTACCGTTGCGGACATGACCCCGGCCATCCGCCGCATCGCGATCGATGTCGTCCTCGGCATCGTGGTCGCGGCCGTCGTCGCGGTGGCGATCCGAGTCGCCAACGAGCCCGGCGCCCGGCCGCCGGACGCGCGCGCCTACGCGATCGGCGCGGCGATCGGGCTGCTGCTGGTCTTCCGGCGGCGCTGGCCGCTGCTGGTGCTCGTCGGCTCGGTCACCGCGCTGATGATCTACTACGCGCTCGAGTACCCCGGCATCCCGCCGGCTCTCCCGCTGGCCGCGGCCCTCTTCTCCGTCGCGGCCGCCGGCCGGTTCACCTGGGCGCTCGTCGTCGCCGGGTTCTTCGTCGTCCTTGAGCTGATCATGCGGTACTCGCTGCTCGGCGAGGGCTTCTTCCCCGCGCTCTCGGCCACCCTCGAAGAGGGCTCGCTGCTCGCGGCCGTGGTGCTGCTCGCCGAGACGATCCGTACCCGTCGGATCCGGCTGGCCGAGGCGCAGCAGCGTCTCGCCGTCATGCGCCAGGAACGTCAACACGAGGTCGCCCAGGAACGGCTCCGCATCGCCCGCGAAGTCCACGACGTGCTCGGTCACACGATTGCCGCGATCAGTGTGCAGGCGAGCCTCGCCGACGACATCTTCGACAGCAAGCCGGCCGAGGCGCGGGCCGCGCTGCGGAGCATCCGGGGTGCGGCCCGCGACGCGATGCACGAGGTCCGCGCGGCGATCGGCATGCTCCGCGACGCCGGGGAGGTGCCCGATCTGGCCCGCGTCTACGCGGTCGCCGAACAGGCCGGCGTGAAGGTGCGCTCCGGCGTTGTCGGCACCCCGCGCCCGATTCCGCCGGAGGTGGCGCTGTCGGTCTACCGGATCGTGCAGGAGTCGATCACCAACACGGTCAAACACGCCGAGGCGACGACCGTCGACGTCACCATCACCTACGCGGGTGGCGCCGTCACGGTCGAGATCGTCGACGACGGGGTCGGGGCCGGCGCGAGCCAGCGGGGGCACGGGGTGGCCGGCATGCGGGAACGGGCCACGGCCGCGGGCGGCTCGCTCGAGGCCGGGCCCCGGCCGGAGGGCGGGGGGTTCCGAGTGGCCGCGCGGCTGCCGGTCGAGGTGGAGGAGACAGCGTGACGATCCGGATGGTGCTGGCGGACGACCAGACCCTCGTGCGGGCCGGTTTCCGGGGCCTGCTCGACCACAGCGACGACCTGGAGGTGGTCGGTGAGGCGGCCAACGGCGCCCAGGCCGTCGAGATGGTCGCCGCGACCCGACCCGACATCGTGCTGATGGACGTGCGCATGCCCGTGCTCGACGGGGTGAAGGCCACGGCCGCGATCGTCGAGCGGTTCCCCGCCGTGCGGGTCATCGTCCTGACCACCTTCGAGCTCGACGAGTACGTCTTCGAGGCGCTGCGCGCCGGCGCGAGCGGGTTCCTGCTCAAGGACATCGAGCCCGATGAGCTGCGCCAGGCGGTGCGGGTGGTGGCCGGCGGGGACATGTTGATCTCGCCGCGGGTGACGAGTCGGCTGGTGAGCGCGTTCGTCAGCAAGGTCGCGCCGGCACCGGTCGACGGCGGCCGGCTGGCGGTGTTGACCGACCGCGAACGGGAGGTGATGAGCCTGGTGGCCAACGGGCTGACGAATGAGGAGATCGGGCGTCGGCTGTCGATGAGCCCCGCCACGGCCCGCACCCACGTCCACCGGGCCATGGTCAAGCTGCGCGTCCGCGACCGCGCGCAACTCGTCGTGCTCGCCTACCAGACGGGGCTCGTCGCGCCCGGCAGCTAGCTACGGCCCCTGTTTCGCCGGGGATTCCGGCTACGGCGATCGCCGTACACCCTGGTCGGTCGTCACCGGATGCCATGTGTCGCACACCTTCCGTATGTTGGCGTCATGTTTGAGGTCGGAGAGAACGCCGATGGGATCCTGGCCGGGGTCCTCTTCCTGATCTGGCTGGCCGCGGCGATCCTCGCCACACGGCTGGCCTGGCGGCCCACGCCCGAGGCACTGCGGAAAAGCGCCCGCCGGCTGCTGCGCCTGCTGGTCGCCGCGCTCGTGGTGCTGGTCGTCAAGTGCGTCGCGATCGGGTTGATGCTCGCCGTCGACTGGATCTTCGCCGACAACCGGGTGATCGTGCAGATGCCGCTCCTGCTGCTGCCGATGCTGGCCGTCGCCGTCTGGACCGTGCCGGGCCTGCGCGCCCTGGCCAACCGCGACGACGCACCGCTCGACGTGGCGACGCGCTCCGCCGCCGCCGATCCCCGATTCGTCGTTCCGGTCCAGGTGACGGCCGTGGCGACGGTCGTCGGCGTCTACTTCGCGTACGTGTCGCGTCCGGTCCCCTCGTACCTCGACGACATCGCGACCCACGCCGCGCCGATCCTCCTCTCGGTGCTGGTGCTGTGGTTCTGGCAGGGGCGGCGCCTGCGGGCCGCCACGGCGACCGACTTCGTCCGCCGGGGCCGACGGGCCAGTGCCCTGCGCGCCACCGCGCAGACCGCCGTCGTGGTGCTCGTCGTCGCCGCCGGCATCGCCTACGTGGCCCAGAGCAGCAGGCTGCCCGACCGCATGAGCATGACGTCCCACGACAACGTCGACTACGGCGGCGGCCCCTCGTTCGGCCACGGTGGTCACGGTGGGGTTTCCGTCGACGACCTGCGCGGGCCACAGACCGGCAAGCCCAACAAGGCCTTCACCCTGACCGCGAAGAACGCCACGGTACGGCTGTCGTCGGGCACCGAGATCAAGGCCCTGACGTACAACGGTCAGTCCCCGGGGCCGGAGCTGCGGGTCCGCGAGGGCGACCTCGTGGAGGTGACGCTGCACAACGAGATCCCCGACGAGAACGTGACCCTGCACTGGCACGGCCTCGACGTGCCCAACCGTGAGGATGGTGTGGCCGGCGCGACCCAGAACGCGGTGGAGATGGGCGGCAGCTTCACCTACCGGTTCATCGCCGAGCAGGTCGGCACATTCTGGTACCACACGCATCAGAACCCGCTCGAGGCGATCCGGCGAGGGCTGTTCGGCGCGCTGATCGTCGAGCCGCGCGACGGCCCACCACCCGGCGAGCGTGACGTCGTCGTGATGGCGCACGAGTGGCGTACGCCGGACGACAACATCGTCTCCTTCGGCACCAGTGACACGCTGCAACGCCAGGAGATCGCCCCGGGCACGCCGGTGCGGCTGCGCCTGATCAACACCGACAACAATCCGTCCACCGACAGCCGTCCGCGGTCCCTCACGGTTAACGGCACGCCGGTGCGGGTCGCGGCGATCGACGGGGTCGACCTCAGCGGCCCGACCCCGCTGACCGACCCTCGGTTCGGGTTGGCGACCGGCGGACGCTACGACGTGACGTTCACGATGCCGGCGAACGCCGTGCGCCTGACCGACCTCGCCAACCGGGACGGCGGGTTGGTGTTGGCGCCGCCCGGTGACACCTCGACGCCGAAGGTCGTCGACGACGGGGACCAGTTCGACCCGCTCTCGTACGGCTCCGAGGGCTCCCGGCCCTTCGACGCGGGCTCGTCGTACGACCGCTCGTTCACCCAGCTGCTCGACGACCGGTTATCGTTCTACGACGGCGGGCTCCACCTGGTGCCGATCATCAACGGGAAGAGTTTCCCCAATACGCCGACCTTGATGGTTCGGATGGGCGACCTGGTCAAGGTTCGGATCGTCAACCGCAGCCACCAGAACCACCCGATGCATCTGCACGGCCACCACGCGTTGGTGTTGTCGCGCGACGGGGTCCGCGCGACCGGGTCGCCGTGGTGGATCGACAGCCTCGACGTGATCCCCGGCCAGATCTACGAGATCGGCTTCAAGGCGGACAACCCGGGGCTCTGGATGGACCACTGCCACAACCTCGACCACGCGGCCAACGGCATGGTGATGCACCTCGCCTACGAGGGCGTGACGTCCCCCTATGAGCTGGGGCGCGGCACTCCCAACCAGCCGGAGTAGGCGGGCCTGTCGAGCCTCCCTCCACCGGGCCTCGAGGCAACGCCGGCAGCGTCGTTCGCATCCGTACCCCTCTTGCTGAGGAGAACCCATGCTCGACGCGATGCGACGAACGTTGTCGCTGGCCGTGCCGCTGGTACTGGTGGTCGGCATTGCCGCGCCCGCCACCGCGGCCACATCGACCAACGGGCGACTCACCGTCGTCGCCCGCAACCTCGACAACCCGCGCGGGGTCGCCATCGACCGTGCCGGCACCGTCTACGTCGCCGAGGCCGGGCTCGGCGGCGACGACGTCTGCATCCCCGGCACGTTCGGCACGAACCTCTGCTACGGCTCGACCGGTGCGATCACGGCCGTCCGGCACGGCTGGCAGAAGCGAGTCGTGACGGGCCTGCCGTCGCTGCGCAGCACCGGTGGCGGCTTCTCCGTCTACGGCGCACACGACCTGGCCTTCGATCGGCACGGCAAGCTGTTGGTGGCGATGGGTTACAGCACCGATCCGGTCTCACGTGACCTGCTCGGCGCGGCCGGGGCCACGATGGGGACGATCCTGCGGGTCGAGGGGAAGCGCCGGTGGTCGGTTGTCGGCGACCTCTCCGCCTACGAGGGGCTGCACAACCCAGACGGCGTCATTCCGGAGAGCCAGCCGTACGCCGCCATCGACGATGGGCGGAACATCTACGCGCTCGACGCGGCCGCCAACGACGTGCTCCGGATCGACCGTCGCGGCAGGGTCACGACCGAACACGTCTGGCCGCAGGAAGACGTGCCGGCCCCACCGGAGTGGGGTCTGCCGCCCGGCTCGACGACGCCGATCCAGTTCGTGCCGGTCACCATCGCCCGTGGCCCGGACCACGCCCTCTACATCGGCCAGCTGACCGGACACCCGTTCCCGAACGGCGGTGCCCGGGTGTGGCGGCTGGTGCCCGGCCAGGAGCCGACGATCTATGCGACCGGCTTCACCAACATCATCGACCTCGCGTTCGACAAGCGGGGCCGGTTGGTGGTGTTGGAGATCGCGAAGAACGGGCTCAGCTCGGGCGATTCCACCGGTGCGTTGATCCGGGTGGAACGCGACGGCAGCCACCGGGAGTTGGCGAGCACGGGTCTCGACTCTCCGATGTCGTTCGCCATCGCACCGGACGGCAGCTTCTACATCGCGAACAAGGGCCTCGGCAACGGCGAGTTGGTTCGTCTGTCCATACGAGACTGACAGAATCGCGCGGCGATCGTGGCGTTCTCGTGTCGGGAGGACGCCACGATAGCCGTGGCGTCACGCGTCCGCGATACGGTGCCCATCATGCGCGCGCTGGCGGCGGGGGATGGGGTCTGGGGGTCAGGTTGACGCGGTCCGACGGTGGGTCCTCCGCCGGCGCCACCACCATCCTCATCGTCGACGACCACGCTCTCGTCCGCGAAGGGCTGCGCTGGGTGCTTGAGGTCCACGC contains these protein-coding regions:
- a CDS encoding MFS transporter, whose product is MTESWTDEHSAAPPNPRRWLVLAVVLAGAFMILLATTIVNVAIAPIQRDLQSTYTAMEWVIAGYALGYGLLLIPAGRIGDRFGHRKLFLIGVAGFTLASAASALAATPGQLIAFQVVQGMMAGILNPPVLALIQTTFPAKETGKAYGIYGAIGGIATASGPLLGGLLIAWDLGGWDWRPVFLLNVPIGLATFVAALILVPESRGRRGGLDVIGMLLVSVAVLLLAIPLVEGQRLGWPAWTFVSMAAALPALAAFAGWELRRARRAQVPLVSMRLFAHRSFSAGVGISLCYFAGFIGLLFALSLHLQIGLEKSALTTGLILLPFSFGTLVGAAISDNVARALGRGVLMLGAGIVIVGMVGIIATIHWWGSGLELLPALLFAGFGSGLVIAPSVEIVLAGVPWQDAGAASGVLGTAQRLGQAIGVAVAGVVLFGTLGSYSATAAEKASPELQASLVAAGLPPAEASAATTAFADCFIRQSRASDPTATPPGCEDSAPGPVGAAFDDAATSALETNFNRAVQWTVGAVLVGVILTFLLVYLLPRRPEEPWAQASKTDWIVTTEPEPAQ
- a CDS encoding aminotransferase class III-fold pyridoxal phosphate-dependent enzyme, with translation MGASHQERGAIEVIQDLMQQKWVYELFGEIGARQGASAAHVEQLRAVDAAAHVFWPFQAPPFPVIAATANGSTLTDIDGNTYLDCHMGYGAQALHGHNPAPVVDFVRERLGKGTGNGYTNALELELATLLREILPHNEKFAFQHSGTGATQSAIRLCRAFTGRRMVAKFEGTLHGSHDLAVHNTAPWYHGHPAVPFPEIGKDGIPLVSAFAGVTPAEPRDLLILPNDTALAVELIERHAGELACILAEPAASSFPFEETTIPMIREVAVAARRLGVPFILDEVLTGFRSGLGGAAQKFDIPTDLVTYGKVISGLGLPLSAIGGRADILDISQTSGQSWTDFGQKTGLQGSHTGNYLSVAASLATLQLLRDKGPAYYTDLKTRIDRVQARLAAFRAAEGIPLRMVGFGDYIGCFQFLPEDSYTDYRDYSRALNPATFILTLLLRKRGIYTLGMPMFFAGGAHSDADVDRLTDAVLESTLELRANDFPFELAWPATSEWGADSSDW
- a CDS encoding methyltransferase encodes the protein MTENRVNLYSLTDTITPWAVRAAATLGLADLIAAGTTTLDELAAATKANPDALHRLLRYLSVRGVFKETEPRVYALTEAAEFLKTDHPAAQRPWLDVDSMAGRIEGTFSSLTHSIRTGDAAYPVRYGIEFWDDLATNPDRATSFGALMATHASYFDQVVQGYDWRAVNHVIDVGGGTGALLTEILKAQPHLRGTVVDLPGVVEQGRARFEAAGIADRAEVVSGSIFDPLPAGADVYILSNVLHDWNDSAAEKILQRAADAIGTTGKVLIVQILVKDENDNFPDDPARLMFITQMDLRLLSLMAGKARTWREYAELGEKAGLQVDGSTVIPTGQTLLTLRRA
- a CDS encoding sensor histidine kinase is translated as MTPAIRRIAIDVVLGIVVAAVVAVAIRVANEPGARPPDARAYAIGAAIGLLLVFRRRWPLLVLVGSVTALMIYYALEYPGIPPALPLAAALFSVAAAGRFTWALVVAGFFVVLELIMRYSLLGEGFFPALSATLEEGSLLAAVVLLAETIRTRRIRLAEAQQRLAVMRQERQHEVAQERLRIAREVHDVLGHTIAAISVQASLADDIFDSKPAEARAALRSIRGAARDAMHEVRAAIGMLRDAGEVPDLARVYAVAEQAGVKVRSGVVGTPRPIPPEVALSVYRIVQESITNTVKHAEATTVDVTITYAGGAVTVEIVDDGVGAGASQRGHGVAGMRERATAAGGSLEAGPRPEGGGFRVAARLPVEVEETA
- a CDS encoding response regulator gives rise to the protein MTIRMVLADDQTLVRAGFRGLLDHSDDLEVVGEAANGAQAVEMVAATRPDIVLMDVRMPVLDGVKATAAIVERFPAVRVIVLTTFELDEYVFEALRAGASGFLLKDIEPDELRQAVRVVAGGDMLISPRVTSRLVSAFVSKVAPAPVDGGRLAVLTDREREVMSLVANGLTNEEIGRRLSMSPATARTHVHRAMVKLRVRDRAQLVVLAYQTGLVAPGS
- a CDS encoding multicopper oxidase family protein gives rise to the protein MFEVGENADGILAGVLFLIWLAAAILATRLAWRPTPEALRKSARRLLRLLVAALVVLVVKCVAIGLMLAVDWIFADNRVIVQMPLLLLPMLAVAVWTVPGLRALANRDDAPLDVATRSAAADPRFVVPVQVTAVATVVGVYFAYVSRPVPSYLDDIATHAAPILLSVLVLWFWQGRRLRAATATDFVRRGRRASALRATAQTAVVVLVVAAGIAYVAQSSRLPDRMSMTSHDNVDYGGGPSFGHGGHGGVSVDDLRGPQTGKPNKAFTLTAKNATVRLSSGTEIKALTYNGQSPGPELRVREGDLVEVTLHNEIPDENVTLHWHGLDVPNREDGVAGATQNAVEMGGSFTYRFIAEQVGTFWYHTHQNPLEAIRRGLFGALIVEPRDGPPPGERDVVVMAHEWRTPDDNIVSFGTSDTLQRQEIAPGTPVRLRLINTDNNPSTDSRPRSLTVNGTPVRVAAIDGVDLSGPTPLTDPRFGLATGGRYDVTFTMPANAVRLTDLANRDGGLVLAPPGDTSTPKVVDDGDQFDPLSYGSEGSRPFDAGSSYDRSFTQLLDDRLSFYDGGLHLVPIINGKSFPNTPTLMVRMGDLVKVRIVNRSHQNHPMHLHGHHALVLSRDGVRATGSPWWIDSLDVIPGQIYEIGFKADNPGLWMDHCHNLDHAANGMVMHLAYEGVTSPYELGRGTPNQPE
- a CDS encoding ScyD/ScyE family protein; the encoded protein is MLDAMRRTLSLAVPLVLVVGIAAPATAATSTNGRLTVVARNLDNPRGVAIDRAGTVYVAEAGLGGDDVCIPGTFGTNLCYGSTGAITAVRHGWQKRVVTGLPSLRSTGGGFSVYGAHDLAFDRHGKLLVAMGYSTDPVSRDLLGAAGATMGTILRVEGKRRWSVVGDLSAYEGLHNPDGVIPESQPYAAIDDGRNIYALDAAANDVLRIDRRGRVTTEHVWPQEDVPAPPEWGLPPGSTTPIQFVPVTIARGPDHALYIGQLTGHPFPNGGARVWRLVPGQEPTIYATGFTNIIDLAFDKRGRLVVLEIAKNGLSSGDSTGALIRVERDGSHRELASTGLDSPMSFAIAPDGSFYIANKGLGNGELVRLSIRD